Part of the Mytilus galloprovincialis chromosome 14, xbMytGall1.hap1.1, whole genome shotgun sequence genome is shown below.
ACTATACCTTCGTTTTCCCAGCTTCGAGGGAAGCCGAATGATGACTGGATTGATCGTATGTCACATGTCTATACAACAATAATCTTGATCATCTTTACGGTTGCAGTCAGTTCCGGTCAATTTTTCAAAGATCCGATACAATGTTGGCATCCGGCAGAATTCAAAAGTTCTATGGAATCATACACTTCCTATAACTGTTGGGTTAAAAATACATACTATGTTCCTATGTATGATGAAATCCCTCCAGATATCACAATTCGTCAAGACGCTGAAATAACATATTATCAATGGGTTCCATTAATTTTACTTCTCATGGCGATGCTATTCAAACTTCCGAATGTTGTCTGGAGAATATTTAGTGGCGGATCTGGTTTAAATTTAGACAAAATCGTTGGACTTGCCGAGAATTCCCAATTGGGCTCGCCAGACGATCGAAAAGAGACTATCAAATCAATAGCTGTTTTTATTGACAAATGGTTAGAAGCAACTAAAGAAACAAATTGGAGTGTTTTGAATAGAACCAAACAACAATGTTCGCGATACCTGTTTTTCTTTTGTAACAAAAAGGCGGGAAGGTATTTAGTAACCCTCTATCTGTTTGTTAAGGTTCTGTATGCCTTAAACGCCATCGGACAATTATTCCTCCTCAACGCTTTCCTCGCTAccagatttaatttttatggttTCGAGTTTTTGGAAAACCTGTACAGTAAAAACCCATGGAAGGAATCGCCAAGATTTCCTCGGGTTACCCTTTGTGATTTTCAAATAAGATTGCTGCAGAATGAACTTAGGTACACAGTACAATGTGTCCTACCTATTAACCTTTTCAACGAGAAAATCTTCATTTTCATTTGGTTTTGGTTGATTTTTATTGCTTCTTTGGCAGTTTTTAATCTTTTCATGTGGGTTTACATTGCTGTACTAAAAGCCGTCAAAATACAATACTGCAAAAAGTACTTGAAAATTAACAATGAGCTTCATACTAGCTTTGATAAAAAGCTTTGCGTAAAGTTTGCAGAATATTATATGCGTGATGATGGCGTATTCAT
Proteins encoded:
- the LOC143058976 gene encoding innexin unc-9-like, with product MSQLLGTIPSFSQLRGKPNDDWIDRMSHVYTTIILIIFTVAVSSGQFFKDPIQCWHPAEFKSSMESYTSYNCWVKNTYYVPMYDEIPPDITIRQDAEITYYQWVPLILLLMAMLFKLPNVVWRIFSGGSGLNLDKIVGLAENSQLGSPDDRKETIKSIAVFIDKWLEATKETNWSVLNRTKQQCSRYLFFFCNKKAGRYLVTLYLFVKVLYALNAIGQLFLLNAFLATRFNFYGFEFLENLYSKNPWKESPRFPRVTLCDFQIRLLQNELRYTVQCVLPINLFNEKIFIFIWFWLIFIASLAVFNLFMWVYIAVLKAVKIQYCKKYLKINNELHTSFDKKLCVKFAEYYMRDDGVFMLRLVAKNSTEMVVSDLVKELWVMYKNKQNTRKNDDAKELIPEVKANFA